CGGGACGATTATTATTCTTTTTTGACTATATTTAGCGCAGCGGGTGATGTAAAGCCTTTCATCCCCGTGGCGTACCGCCTAACTTTTTATTAGATTCTTTTGCGCATAAATATTTTTTTATGGAATAAAAACAGCGGGTTAATTAAACAAACCGGCACGGTCGCCGGCCACAGGGCTTTATTGGCCGCGCGTGCAGACAAATATCACGGCACTACGTCCCACCTGCCGAAAAACTATTCGCCGGGCGGGACGTAGGGCATTATTTTGCCTCTTTATGCCGTCAAAATGACGAACCGGGCTGGCGTAAAAATTCCTCTTCTTCCGCCGTGCTGCGGCGGCCTAAAATGGCATTGCGATGCGGATAACGGCCGAACCGATCGATAATCGCCTTATGGCGCACTTCATAATCCAGCTGTTCGGGGTTATTTAATTCCTGGTACAGCGCCAGCGCCTGCTGATGAATCAGCGGCGATTCCGAATGCATAAACGGCAAATAAAGAAAGCCGCGCTGCACCGGCGTCAGCTGTTCGCACTCGCCGCTGCGTATCGCCTCCTGCGCCAGAATCAGCGCCATGCCGTCGCAGGAAAATGAGCACGGCGTACCGCGGAACAGATTGCGGCTGAACTGATCGAGCACGATCACCTCCGCCAGCCGGCCTTCGATGCTATCGCGCCAGGCGGCCAGCTCCCCCGCCGCCGCCGCATGCCACAGTGCGGAAAAACGCTGATGCAGCTGACGATCGAAGTCATCGTCTTTGCGGAACCACATCGCCGGATCAATCTCTTCAAACCAGAAATCTATCACCTGCTTATGCATCTTTTTCTCCTTCACGCGTGATTAGCCGGGTCATTCTCCCGTCAGGGGTTATCTGCCATAATAGACCCACTTCGCCGATATTTTCGCGCCCTCTGATTATGGAGTTCTTTTTTATGGACCATTGCCATACTGCCGATCTGATTTCCCTTGAACAGGCGCTGGACAACATGCTCAGCCAGGTGACGCCGCTGAGCGAAACCGAAGCCGTGGCGCTGACCGACGCCGCCGGGCGCATTACCGCCACGCCGGTGATCTCACCGCTCAACGTGCCGCCGTTCGCCAATTCGGCGATGGACGGCTACGCGGTGCGCCTGGGCGACCTCAACGCCAACGCCCCGTTGCCGGTGGCCGGCAAGGCGTTTGCCGGCGCCCCTTTCAATGACGCATGGCCCGCCCACAGCTGCGTGCGCATCATGACCGGCGCGCCGCTGCCGGCCGGCGCCGAAGCGGTGATTATGCAGGAGCAGGCGGAAGTGACCGACGACGGTGTGCGTTTCAACGCCGTGGTGCACGCCGGGCAGAATATCCGTCTGGCGGGCGAAGATATCCGCCAGGGCGCCAGCGTACTGCCCGCCGGGGTGAAGCTAGGCGCCGCGCAGCTGCCGCTGCTGGCCTCGCTGGGGATTGCCGAACTGCGTGTGATGCGCAAACTGAAAGTGGCGGTGTTTTCCACCGGCGACGAGCTGCAGCCGGTCGGCCAGCCGCTGCAGGAAGGCCAGATTTACGACACCAACCGTTTTGCCGTGCGCCTGATGCTGGAACAGCTGGGCTGCGAGGTGCTTGACCTCGGCATTATCCGCGACGATCAGACGGCGCTGCGCGCTGCCTTCAACCAGGCCGACAGTGAGGCCGATGTGGTGATCAGCAGCGGCGGCGTCTCCGTCGGCGAGGCCGATTACACCAAACAGATGCTCGACGAACTGGGCGAGGTCGGCTTCTGGAAGCTGGCGATCAAACCGGGCAAACCGTTCGCCTTCGGTAAACTGCAGCACGCCTGGTTCTGCGGCCTGCCGGGCAACCCGGTCTCCGCGGCGTTGACCTTCTATCAGCTGGTGCAGCCGCTGCTGGCAAAACTGGCCGGCCACAGCGAATGGCGTATGCCGCCACGCCTGCGCGCCCGCGCCCTGACGCCGCTGAAGAAATCGCCGGGCCGCCTCGACTTTCAGCGCGGGCTGTTCGCCAGCAATGCGCAGGGTGAACTGGAAGTCAGCACCACCGGCCACCAAGGCTCGCACGTGTTCAGCTCCTTCAGCCAGGGCAACTGCTTTATCGTGCTGGAGCGTGAACGCGGCGCCGTTGCCGCCGGCGAGATGGTGGAGATCGAGCCGTTTAATGCGCTGCTGAGGAGCTGATCATGCTGCCGGAATTAACCGATGCCGAAACCCTGCGCTACAACCGCCAGATCGTCCTGCGCGGCTTCGACTTCGACGGGCA
The nucleotide sequence above comes from Serratia rhizosphaerae. Encoded proteins:
- a CDS encoding DUF924 family protein, whose amino-acid sequence is MHKQVIDFWFEEIDPAMWFRKDDDFDRQLHQRFSALWHAAAAGELAAWRDSIEGRLAEVIVLDQFSRNLFRGTPCSFSCDGMALILAQEAIRSGECEQLTPVQRGFLYLPFMHSESPLIHQQALALYQELNNPEQLDYEVRHKAIIDRFGRYPHRNAILGRRSTAEEEEFLRQPGSSF
- the moeA gene encoding molybdopterin molybdotransferase MoeA, encoding MDHCHTADLISLEQALDNMLSQVTPLSETEAVALTDAAGRITATPVISPLNVPPFANSAMDGYAVRLGDLNANAPLPVAGKAFAGAPFNDAWPAHSCVRIMTGAPLPAGAEAVIMQEQAEVTDDGVRFNAVVHAGQNIRLAGEDIRQGASVLPAGVKLGAAQLPLLASLGIAELRVMRKLKVAVFSTGDELQPVGQPLQEGQIYDTNRFAVRLMLEQLGCEVLDLGIIRDDQTALRAAFNQADSEADVVISSGGVSVGEADYTKQMLDELGEVGFWKLAIKPGKPFAFGKLQHAWFCGLPGNPVSAALTFYQLVQPLLAKLAGHSEWRMPPRLRARALTPLKKSPGRLDFQRGLFASNAQGELEVSTTGHQGSHVFSSFSQGNCFIVLERERGAVAAGEMVEIEPFNALLRS